The window CTCCGTGAGGTGACATAATTTGCCTGCTGCCACATAGCTAATTGGCTAAACAgcatctttttctctgtttttagacAATATTgtagaaatattcaaaattttcttATGGTCTTGTGTTTATAGAATTAAAGTTTTTGACGATTAAGTTATAAACACAATGACTTTTagtagtgtttttttgttgttgtttgtttgttttttgggttttttgtgtttgagactgagtctcgctctgtctcccaggctggagtgtgcaatggcgccatctccactcattgcaagctccacttcccgggttcatgccattctcccctgcctcagcctcctgagtagctgggactacaagcgcccaccaccatgcccggctaatttttttttgtattttttttttttagtagagatggggtttcatcatgttagccaggatggtctcgatttcctgacctcatgatccacccaccttggcctcccaaagtgctgggattataggcgcgagccaccgcacccagcctttagtagtgttttaacttatttataaTTTGGGATTTAAGCATAGgtgaatattttatctttttttaaaggtagatgactgcagtgaactgagtaTAAAGAGTACTCTGTATTATTTTCtgtgagaaaagtaaaatagaacCTACCAGCCACAAGAAGATactgtgggctgggcgcagtggctcaagcctgtaatcccagcactctgggaggcccaggggggcggatcatgaagtcaggagactgagaccatcctggctaacacggtgaaaccccgaatctactaaaaatacaaaaaattagccaggcgtgctgacgggcgcctgtagtcccagctactcgggaggcagaggcaggagaatggtgtgaacctgagaggcggagcttgcagtgagccgagatcacgccactgcactccagcctgtgccacagagtgagactccatcttaaaaaaaaaaaagaagaagaagatactGTGGAGTCAGTTATAACTCTTTTccagaaattattttcctttttttcattattttaaaaaatttttagtagaggtggagtctcaccatgttgcccaggctggtctcaaacttctgggctcaagcaggtcTCCCAGTTGGCccccaaaagtactgggattagcaggcatgagccaacattcCTGGCCCCCAATTTTTTTCGTTTCTTTTACAAACCTTATTTTAAACTGGTTCCttaaattcattatttctttatctttgaaacagccttatttaaatgttaattttgttgttgtaatCAATTGGCTCATCTTAACAAAAGATAAGTAATTTTTAACAATTGTTTTCCACATTCATTGCATGTAATATAGTGGCTAAGAAATAGGTTTTAGAGTCAGATttcttggatttgaatcctgactagcttttttttgtgtgtgtgtgtgtgtgtgtgtgtgttttagtagagacggggtttcaccgtgttagccaggatggtctcgatctcctgacctcgtgatccgcccgtctcagcctcccaaaggtgaCTAGCTTTTTAAGTAATGGTAAGTTAGGCAGGTTACTTATCTCCTGGCTCTTAGTTTCCTAATtggcaaaatgggaaaaataatagttCCTTGCTCACTTAAGTAAGTGTTATCTGAGTTAATATGTATAATAGCATAAtacatactaaaaataaatgttacctaTTTCATGACTATATGGATTATAGATTAAATTGggaatttttttgagatggagtcttgctctgttgcccaggctagagtgcagtggcacagtcttagctcactgtaacctcctctgcctcctggattcaagcagttctcttgcctgagactcctgagtagctgggattacaagcacctgccaccacgattaatttttgtatttttagtagagatggggtttcaccatgttggccaggctgttctcaaactgctgaactcaagtaatccgcccacctcagcctcccaaagtactgggattacaggtgtgagctaccacgcccggctgggaaatttttagaataaaaatgttaccatattttggctgggcacagtggcttacgcctcttatctcagcactttgggaggccaaggtgggcggatcatgaggtcaagaaaccaagaccatcctcgccaacatggtgaaacactgtatctactgaaaatacaaaaattagctgggcgtggcggcgcacgcctgtagtcccagctacttgggaggctgaggcaggggttgcagtgagctgagaggtgtcaccactgcactccagcctgggcgacagagcgagactctgtctcaaaaaaaaaaaaaaagcatatttcagTATgagatgtttaaaataaaatggagtgaTGACTGCCTTTTGAAGTGTGTTTTCTTAATCATTCAACACCTGTAAAATTCCCACCCCATTTCACTCTCAAGTTTCTACTCAGAAAATTGAGGCCAGAGGCCAGGgctagtagctcacacctataatcccagcactttgggaggctgaggcaggcggatcatctgaactcagaagtttgagaccagcctgggtaactggtgaaactctgtctctagcaaaaatacaaaaaattagccaggcatgttactcaggaagctaaggcagggagatcacttgagcctgggaagtgggggttgcagtgagctgaaatggtgccactgcacctgggtgacagagtgagactctgtctcacaaaacaaaaagaaaaaaaagactgaggcCAGGCCtgttgtggtggctcattcctgtaatcccagcactttgaaaggcctaggcgggagaatcacttcagctcgggggttcgagaccagcctgggtaacatagacctcacaccaaaagaaaaaaaaaattgaaaatcgaGGCCAGCATGTATAATCACATGTATTGTTTCTGCATGCTTACATGCATTCCAGTTATACTTACTTTTGCCTTCTTTCAGTTGAGATAGAGGTGATTCTTATACATGATCAATTTCATTACCACCTGTGCACATGTCCTTATCTCTCACCTTCTTAAGAGCCACCCATGTTTCATCAGTTTTTCACTTCCAGATTTTTCAACTATTGTCTCTGctagattctttccttcatcataGCTTAGTGCATAATAAGTATACAAATGTTGAGTGTTAACAAGTTAAGAATTTGGGGCTAGGCCAAgtaccatggctcatgcctataatcccagcactttggggagccaaaggaggaggattgcttgaggccaggagtttgagatgagcccaGGCAATctagtgagacctcctctctcCGAGAAATTTATGGAGCATTAGCTGGGCTGTGATGGCAagagcctgtagtcctacctacttgggaggctaaggtgggaggattgcttgaaccccggcgtttaaggctgcagtgagccaggatcacgcaactgcactccagcctgggcaacagagtgagaccctctctcaaaagaaaaagaatttggggCCTAGCATTAGAGCCCTGAGTTTAAGTCCCAGTGTTATCTGGAACAGTTTAGTTAGCTTCCCTAGACCTCAATTTCTTGAACTGTAAGAGTAAATTATACCTACTATCGTGGAGTTTTGATAATTTTACGTTCTGTAAAAAGCCCGTTGCATAATATCTGGCATAAATGGACTTAATGCTTTCTGTACAAGGGCAAAAAAGATGCATAAAGATAATCACATACTTATTTTGGAAGAAGAGATTTTGGAAAGAGAACAATGGCAGGAGACACTTGGGAAATAGGGCCATATCACAAACGCTGTAGTAGATAAAAGCATATGGAATATAAGTGATTATATTAGGACCTTAAGTTATtggtatttaatttaattattttgttactattttctaaTTCAAAGGAAACGCATTTTTTCACTGTAAAGAGTGACTAAAGTGAGTACTATAAATtgagtagaattttttaaaggactaCCGAAATTATATGATTAATGTCCATCGAACTCTGAAGTAAACATTAGTTAACAGTAGAGGAAAACCAGAGTGGATATCAGGtatcacaaaaaataatttgaaaaatttacttttttattactattttattgtagtaaaatgtaaaaatcataacatactagaactttttcttttctgtctctttacaGGTTCATTGGCATGGATAAATGTTCAGTGGGAGGATTAGAATTGACTGAACAGACTCCTGCTTTATTAGGGAATATGGCCATGGCAACTAGTCTCATGGACTTAGGGGATTCCTTTGGTCATCCAGCTTGTCCTTTAGTTAGTAGCTCTAGAAACTCACCAgtggaagatgatgatgatgttgtaTTTATTGAATCTGTACAACCTCCTTCAATTTCTGCTCCAGCAATAGCTGATCAAAGAAACTTCATACTTGCgtcatcaaaaaatgaaaagccacAAGGAAATTATTCTGTAATTCCTCCTCCTTCAAGAGATTTGGCGTCTCAGAAAGGAAATATAAGTGAGACAATTGTTATTGATGATGAAGAGGATATAGAAACAAATGGAGGAGCGGAGAAAAATTCTTCCTGTTTTATTGAATGGGGACTTtctgaaactaaaaacaaaaccaaagatttGGACTTCTCCACTTCCAGTCTTTCAAGAAGTAAGGTAAATGCAGGAATGGGTAATAGTGGTATCACTACAGAATTGACTCTGAAATACGTTATTACTAATGTTACAACCTTAGAAACAGGTATAAGCTCTGTGAATGCTGGGCAAGATATGAACATAATGATTACATATAAAACATCACTATAGAATACCAACTTGGGAGATGTCGCTAAAGGACTTCAGTCAAGTAATTTTGGTGTTAATATACAAACGTACACCCCATCTTTAACTCCACAGACCAAGACTGGAGTAAGACCTTTTAACCCTGGTAGAATGAATGTGGCAGGAGACTTATTTCAGAATGGAGAATTTGCAACTCATCATAGTCCTGGTAAGCAGTAAGTGATATTTCTACCTCAAGTAAATAAACATTTGGCTCTTCTTTTTAGTGCTCATATCTATTTTAGTCACATTCtctgactttgtttttgtttgtttgtttgttttcggaGACcaaatttcgctcttgttgcccaggctggctggagtacagtggtgcgatctcagctcactgcaacctccgcctcccaggttcaagcaatttttttttttcctgcctgagcctcctgagtagctgggattaactttttatgtttttggtagagacagggtttcaccatgttggccaagctggtcttgaactcctaacttcaagtgatccacctgccttggcctcccaaagtgccggaattacgggcatgagccaccgctcccagcctttGACTTTCATATTAAGATagaatattttacttaataaaactGTATGGTTTACTTGGTCTCTGAAACTTtgaaattttaatctattttatccAGTATGATTTACATCTAAAGTATTTCAATTGAAATACTTTACCTTCTTTAGCCTTCTTTCTTTGTATAAAAATCAAAGGATAAAGATacagtgaaatgaaagaacaaagtaATATATAAtgattggattttattttatttgtaattatttaaaatttcaatttttgcttaagtttttatttttaggctGTTTTTATCCCTGattttagtttgtatttatttgtttatttatttgagacagagtttcgctctctttgcccaggctggagtgcagtggcgccatctcggctcactgcagcctctgcctgctgggttcaactGATTGTTCTGCCTCaacccctcaagtagctgggattacaggtgcgcccgtctccacacctggctaattttgtctttttagtagagacaggatttctccgtgttggccaggctggtctcaaactcctaacctcgggtgatctgtccacctcagcctccccaagtgctgggattacaggtgtgagccactgcacctggcctgattttagtttttaagttGGCGCTTTATTATTTGCTTAATTCTGAAAGTTGAAAAACTTTCTTGCCTTTAAATCAGGGAACTGTATTTTTAGAACTTACATGGATAGTCCTATTctgatataattaaaatatagcaagtttttttttaaatagcaatgcctttttgttgcttttgtatgACTCGTGAGGGGTTTGGAGGAGAGTTGGTATTGTTTTTTTTGACCATTTTGGTGTTTATAGCCTGTTGAATTTTAGGAAAGGACTGAAAGGTAACGAGAACCTGAGAACTGAATCGTGTTGTTACTTTCATGGAAAATAgtgcttcccccccccccccttttttttttttttggagacagagtctctctgtcacccaggctggaatgcagtggcacaatctcggcttactgcaatctccgcctcctgggttcaagtgatcctcgggcctcagccttctgagtagctgggattgcaggcgtgtgccaccacgcccagctaattttttgtatttttagtagagatggggtttcactatgttggccaggctggtttcaaattcctgacttcaagtgattcacccgcctcagcctcccaaagtgctgggattacaggcgtgagccactgtacccggccaacttttttccttatttttaaaataatcttatctTCTGGTTATGAAATACTATGtgattattatagaaaatttagaaaaaaattatagaaatcagaaaatatgtcTCCTTACCCTAGTAACTAGAAATAATGTGACCATTGTGAAGATTTTGGTTTGCTTTCaatctttggtttttaaaaatataatttagagcattttttatattgttttatatccTGCTTAATCTAAATGCTAATACTTTatgtcattataaaaatataggctgggtgcagtggcacacccctgtaatgtCATCACTTTTTGAGGCCAAGaaagaaggattacttgaggccaggagtttgaacccAGCCTCGGTAACATAGcgaagacctcatctctataaaaagcaaaaaaaaattagccaggcaccatgATGTGCACCTGTAAACCTCAGCTCTTAAGGAGGCTGGGATGGGTCACTTGAGACCTGGAGTTTGGGGTCACATTGCGCTTTGATCCTactgctgtgctccagcctaggcgagagacagagtggaactctgtctctaaaaatatgtatatgtaagtTTTAGTAACCACAAAATATTTGTGTGGAGTACTCATTCCGCTAcgtatttttttcatcatttacatgctttttctttgttttgaagcTATAATAAATacgtatatttacattttttattttttccatagggtacttattctcaatttttttggTCTCAGATTTACTCTTAAAATGAAGACCCcaaaagtttcttttatttctactgttagatatattaaaaagtaaaggtTTAGCCAGGTatagtagcatgcacctgtagtcctagctattcaagaggctgaggtggggctgggcgtggtggctcacacctgtaatcccagcactttgggaggccaaggcaggcagatcacttgaagtcaggagtttgaaaccagcctggccaacatggtgaaaccccatctctactaaaaaaatagaaaagtggccaggcgtggtggcatgtgcctgtagtcccagctactcaggaggctgaggcaggaaaaccagttgaacctgggaggcagaggttgcagtaagcccagatcactgcactgtactccagcctgggcaacaaagtgagatttgtctcaaaaaaacaaaaaaaagaggcgAGAGGTGAGGTAGG is drawn from Papio anubis isolate 15944 chromosome 15, Panubis1.0, whole genome shotgun sequence and contains these coding sequences:
- the ZMYM5 gene encoding zinc finger MYM-type protein 5 isoform X3 encodes the protein MDKCSVGGLELTEQTPALLGNMAMATSLMDLGDSFGHPACPLVSSSRNSPVEDDDDVVFIESVQPPSISAPAIADQRNFILASSKNEKPQGNYSVIPPPSRDLASQKGNISETIVIDDEEDIETNGGAEKNSSCFIEWGLSETKNKTKDLDFSTSSLSRSKTKTGVRPFNPGRMNVAGDLFQNGEFATHHSPVTALRRSCEHVPEVFRNSDFSHESSDFLISNKYSVFLK